One stretch of Rhodoferax lithotrophicus DNA includes these proteins:
- a CDS encoding NAD(P)/FAD-dependent oxidoreductase, with amino-acid sequence MAHIVIMGAGIGGMPAAYELRELLPAEHRITVVNKTDYFQFVPSNPWLAVGWRDRETVTLPIAPYLERKKIGFIAKEVTQIDAPGNKLTLIDGQTLDYDYLIIATGPQLAFDEVPGAGPLKSGGGGHTHSICHVDHAQEFFANYEEFLKNPGPIVIGAMPGASCFGPAYEFAMVVDTDLRRRKLRSKVPMTYVTSEPYIGHLGLGGVGDSKSMLESEFRNRHIKWVTNAKTTKVEEGKMFVTEIDDRGNVLKDHEIAFKMAMMLPAFKGVPPVAAVPNLCNPRGMVLIDEFQRSKAYKNIFSAGVCVAIPPVEVTPVATGTPKTGYMIESMMTAICHNIADELVGKPALAKGTWNAVCLADMGDTGAAFVALPQIPPRNVNWFKKGKWVHLAKIAYEKYFMRKLKKGTSEPIYEKYIMGLLGINRLNK; translated from the coding sequence ATGGCTCACATCGTCATCATGGGTGCAGGTATTGGCGGCATGCCCGCCGCGTATGAATTGCGTGAACTGCTGCCAGCAGAACATCGCATCACGGTAGTCAACAAAACAGACTATTTTCAATTTGTGCCGAGCAACCCCTGGTTGGCGGTAGGCTGGCGTGACCGTGAGACGGTCACTTTGCCGATTGCACCTTACCTTGAACGGAAAAAAATTGGCTTTATTGCCAAAGAAGTTACGCAAATTGATGCCCCTGGCAACAAGCTCACGCTGATTGATGGCCAAACTCTGGACTATGACTACTTGATCATCGCCACCGGTCCCCAATTGGCGTTTGATGAAGTGCCTGGCGCTGGCCCGCTCAAATCTGGCGGCGGCGGTCATACACACTCCATCTGCCACGTGGATCATGCGCAGGAATTTTTTGCCAATTACGAAGAATTTCTGAAAAATCCTGGCCCTATCGTGATTGGTGCCATGCCTGGTGCCAGCTGCTTTGGACCAGCATATGAATTTGCTATGGTGGTGGACACTGATTTACGTCGTCGCAAACTGCGCAGCAAAGTGCCGATGACGTATGTGACAAGTGAGCCCTACATCGGCCACCTGGGACTTGGCGGCGTAGGTGACAGCAAGTCCATGCTGGAATCCGAGTTCCGTAATCGCCATATCAAATGGGTGACCAATGCCAAAACGACCAAAGTCGAAGAAGGCAAAATGTTTGTCACGGAAATTGACGACCGTGGCAATGTGCTCAAAGATCACGAAATCGCCTTCAAAATGGCCATGATGTTGCCTGCCTTCAAGGGCGTGCCGCCGGTGGCCGCCGTGCCCAATCTGTGTAACCCGCGTGGCATGGTGCTGATTGACGAGTTCCAGCGCAGCAAGGCCTATAAAAACATTTTTTCAGCTGGGGTGTGTGTGGCCATTCCCCCCGTGGAGGTGACTCCCGTGGCCACCGGTACGCCCAAAACCGGTTACATGATCGAGAGCATGATGACCGCCATTTGCCACAACATTGCCGACGAGTTGGTAGGCAAACCGGCCCTGGCAAAAGGCACCTGGAATGCAGTGTGCCTGGCCGACATGGGCGATACCGGGGCCGCATTTGTGGCTTTGCCACAAATCCCTCCGCGCAATGTCAATTGGTTCAAAAAGGGCAAGTGGGTACATCTGGCCAAGATCGCTTACGAAAAATATTTCATGCGCAAGCTGAAAAAAGGTACGTCCGAGCCCATTTATGAGAAATACATCATGGGTTTATTGGGCATCAACCGTTTGAACAAGTAA
- a CDS encoding YgaP family membrane protein, translated as MTVQRYILVFAGMFIMISLALGVEGSPFFVSKWALAFTAFVGVNLFQSGFTNFCPLGIILKKLGVPESKIGCAN; from the coding sequence GTGACCGTTCAACGCTACATTTTGGTTTTTGCTGGCATGTTCATCATGATTTCTTTGGCACTTGGCGTGGAAGGTAGCCCCTTCTTTGTCAGTAAATGGGCGCTGGCGTTCACAGCCTTTGTGGGGGTCAACCTGTTTCAATCCGGTTTCACCAATTTTTGCCCTTTGGGCATTATTCTGAAAAAACTGGGTGTGCCCGAGTCAAAAATTGGTTGTGCGAACTGA
- a CDS encoding metal-sensing transcriptional repressor, producing the protein MTVLTNESARTEVVNRLRRAEGQIRGVQRMIEEGESCLKISQQFSAVRKALDSTYLRMTMCFMEQELSACMQPDHKQKGDMETMLKEMENLLSRLG; encoded by the coding sequence ATGACAGTATTGACCAATGAGTCTGCCCGTACAGAGGTGGTTAACCGCCTGCGACGGGCTGAGGGGCAAATTCGGGGCGTGCAGCGCATGATTGAAGAGGGCGAGAGTTGCCTGAAGATCAGTCAACAATTTTCTGCCGTCCGCAAAGCTCTGGATAGCACCTATTTGCGCATGACGATGTGTTTTATGGAGCAAGAATTGTCCGCATGCATGCAACCTGATCACAAGCAAAAAGGTGACATGGAAACCATGCTCAAGGAGATGGAAAACTTACTGTCCAGACTAGGATAG
- the mnmA gene encoding tRNA 2-thiouridine(34) synthase MnmA, whose product MKLAPQRHRVVVGLSGGVDSAVSAWLLKQQGHEVVGIFMKNWEDDDDSEYCSSNIDFVDAAAVADVIGIEIEHVNFAAEYKDRVFSEFLREYSSGRTPNPDILCNAEIKFKAFLDHAMRLGAEKIATGHYARVCRNADSSRHELLKGLDPSKDQSYFLHRLNQAQLANTLFPVGELLKTEVRRIALEIGLPNAKKKDSTGICFIGERPFREFLNRYIARVPGPIKNDKGQTIGEHVGLSFYTLGQRQGLGIGGLKAKGVQRGGGDHAPWFVARKDLPTNTLWVVQGHQHPWLLSETLLAQNASWVSGTAPFAGHMAAKTRYRQVDASCALLPGAADAFSLSFDQAQWAVTPGQSAVVYNGEVCLGGGIIAAE is encoded by the coding sequence ATGAAGTTAGCACCCCAAAGACATCGGGTGGTGGTGGGTTTAAGTGGCGGAGTGGATTCTGCCGTTTCAGCCTGGCTGCTTAAGCAGCAGGGTCATGAGGTTGTTGGTATCTTCATGAAAAATTGGGAAGATGACGACGACAGCGAATACTGTTCGTCCAATATCGACTTTGTGGATGCTGCTGCTGTGGCCGATGTGATTGGGATTGAAATAGAGCACGTCAACTTTGCAGCCGAATACAAAGACCGGGTTTTTTCCGAATTTTTGCGCGAGTACAGCAGTGGTCGTACCCCCAATCCAGACATTCTGTGTAATGCAGAAATCAAATTCAAAGCATTCCTTGATCACGCCATGCGGCTGGGTGCCGAAAAAATTGCAACCGGGCATTACGCCAGGGTATGTCGCAATGCCGACTCCAGTCGGCATGAATTACTCAAGGGTCTTGATCCATCCAAAGACCAGAGTTATTTTTTGCACCGACTTAACCAAGCGCAACTGGCCAATACCTTGTTTCCAGTGGGTGAACTGCTAAAAACAGAAGTGCGACGTATAGCCTTGGAGATTGGCTTGCCAAACGCCAAGAAGAAAGATTCCACAGGCATCTGTTTTATTGGCGAGCGTCCGTTCAGGGAATTTCTAAACCGCTATATCGCTCGTGTGCCCGGCCCCATTAAAAACGACAAGGGCCAAACCATTGGTGAACATGTGGGCTTGAGTTTTTACACACTGGGGCAGCGTCAGGGTCTGGGTATTGGTGGCCTGAAAGCCAAAGGCGTGCAACGTGGTGGTGGAGATCACGCACCTTGGTTTGTGGCGCGGAAAGATTTGCCTACAAACACGCTTTGGGTGGTGCAAGGGCATCAACATCCCTGGTTGCTTAGCGAAACCTTGTTGGCCCAAAATGCCAGCTGGGTTTCTGGAACTGCACCCTTTGCGGGTCATATGGCTGCCAAGACCAGATACCGCCAAGTGGATGCCTCGTGTGCCTTGCTGCCTGGAGCCGCAGACGCATTCAGTCTGAGTTTTGACCAAGCTCAATGGGCGGTTACGCCTGGCCAGTCGGCGGTAGTTTATAACGGAGAAGTTTGCCTAGGTGGTGGCATCATTGCCGCTGAATAA
- a CDS encoding NUDIX hydrolase, translating into MSTRWKPSTTVAAIIEQNGKFLLVEEHTHEGLRLNNPAGHLDEGESLVAGCARETLEETMHLFTPTELLGVYMSRFQRSGSNLCAPEDITYLRFAFCGTLGALQAGRSLDTGIVRTLWLSPDEIRASADRHRSPLIVQCMEDYLNGQRFPLSLIYSDATLTLPQFLSGGLAA; encoded by the coding sequence ATGAGTACACGATGGAAACCCAGCACCACAGTCGCAGCAATCATTGAACAAAACGGCAAATTCTTGCTGGTTGAAGAGCATACACACGAAGGTTTACGCTTGAATAATCCGGCTGGCCATTTAGATGAGGGTGAGTCCCTGGTCGCAGGTTGTGCCCGCGAAACCCTTGAAGAAACCATGCACCTGTTTACTCCGACAGAACTGCTAGGGGTTTACATGTCACGCTTTCAGCGTTCAGGCAGTAATTTGTGCGCGCCTGAAGACATCACCTACCTGCGCTTTGCGTTTTGTGGAACGCTGGGTGCACTGCAAGCGGGACGTAGTCTGGACACTGGCATTGTGCGCACCTTGTGGCTCAGCCCTGACGAAATTCGAGCCAGCGCGGATCGCCATCGCAGTCCACTGATTGTTCAGTGTATGGAAGACTACCTGAACGGCCAGCGCTTTCCCTTATCGCTGATCTACAGCGATGCCACGCTGACCCTGCCCCAATTCCTTAGTGGCGGTCTCGCAGCATGA
- a CDS encoding Re/Si-specific NAD(P)(+) transhydrogenase subunit alpha yields MQTGANSQGSSSQTAQRIGIPREVFPGEKRVATVPEVVEKLIKLGFSVAVESRAGDAANVSDADYQAAGASIVPDAATLWATSDIVFKVRGPTPDEVSLMREGGSLVSFIWPGQNPELMQQLAAKKTTVLAIDCLPRTLSRAQKMDALTSMAGVSGYRAVIEAANAFGRFFNGQITAAGKVPPAKVFVAGAGVAGLAAIGTAASLGAIVRANDTRAEVADQVVSLGGEFVKVDYEEEGSGGGGYAKVMSEGFQQAQRAMYAKQAREVDIIITTALIPGKPAPKLITAEMVQSMKPGSVIVDMAGEQGGNCELTVPGEAVVRHGVTIVGYTDLASRLAKQSSTLYATNLFRLTEELCKTKDGVIDVNMEDDAIRGLTVTKGGAITWPAPPPKAAPTPPAAAKPAAAPAAKKGHGHGEVSEPMAGNKLAIMFGVAAALFWFIGASAPKEFMSHFTVFVLACFVGYMVVWNVKPALHTPLMSVTNAISSIIAIGALVQISPISGALNRPDGLITWVAAAGIVLTAINMFGGFAVTQRMLAMFRK; encoded by the coding sequence ATGCAAACTGGTGCAAATAGTCAAGGCTCATCTAGCCAAACTGCGCAACGCATTGGTATACCACGCGAGGTTTTTCCTGGTGAAAAACGTGTGGCCACCGTACCCGAAGTGGTTGAAAAGCTAATTAAGCTCGGTTTTTCTGTCGCCGTTGAATCGAGAGCTGGTGATGCCGCCAATGTGAGTGATGCAGACTACCAGGCAGCGGGTGCCAGCATCGTGCCCGACGCTGCGACCTTATGGGCCACCTCCGACATTGTTTTCAAGGTGCGCGGTCCAACACCTGATGAGGTCAGCTTGATGCGCGAAGGTGGAAGCCTGGTCAGTTTCATCTGGCCGGGGCAAAACCCCGAATTGATGCAACAACTCGCGGCCAAGAAAACCACCGTGCTGGCCATCGACTGTCTGCCGCGCACATTGAGTCGTGCCCAGAAAATGGATGCCTTAACCTCCATGGCCGGTGTAAGTGGGTACCGGGCTGTCATCGAGGCCGCGAACGCCTTTGGTCGCTTCTTCAACGGTCAAATCACGGCCGCAGGCAAGGTTCCTCCGGCCAAGGTCTTTGTGGCGGGTGCAGGCGTGGCCGGTCTAGCGGCCATTGGCACCGCTGCAAGCTTGGGGGCTATCGTGCGTGCCAATGACACCCGGGCTGAAGTGGCCGACCAGGTGGTGTCTCTGGGCGGAGAGTTCGTCAAGGTTGACTATGAGGAGGAAGGTTCAGGCGGCGGCGGCTACGCCAAGGTCATGAGTGAAGGCTTCCAGCAAGCTCAGCGTGCCATGTACGCCAAACAGGCCCGTGAAGTGGACATCATCATCACCACCGCGCTGATTCCTGGCAAGCCCGCACCCAAACTCATCACGGCTGAGATGGTGCAATCCATGAAGCCTGGCAGCGTCATCGTGGACATGGCTGGCGAACAGGGTGGCAACTGCGAATTGACCGTACCCGGTGAGGCAGTGGTGAGACACGGTGTGACCATCGTCGGCTATACCGACTTGGCCTCGCGTCTGGCCAAGCAGTCATCCACGCTGTACGCCACCAACCTGTTTCGTCTGACCGAGGAACTGTGCAAGACCAAAGACGGTGTCATTGATGTCAACATGGAAGACGATGCCATCCGTGGCCTGACCGTGACCAAGGGCGGGGCCATCACTTGGCCAGCGCCGCCACCCAAAGCAGCGCCCACGCCGCCAGCCGCCGCAAAACCTGCAGCAGCACCTGCTGCGAAAAAGGGCCATGGGCATGGCGAGGTCAGTGAACCCATGGCGGGGAACAAGCTGGCCATCATGTTTGGCGTAGCAGCGGCTCTGTTCTGGTTCATCGGGGCGAGCGCCCCGAAAGAATTTATGTCGCACTTCACCGTGTTTGTCTTGGCCTGTTTTGTCGGCTACATGGTGGTGTGGAACGTGAAACCCGCTTTGCACACGCCGTTGATGAGTGTCACCAACGCCATCTCCAGCATCATTGCCATTGGTGCACTGGTGCAAATCTCACCGATTTCGGGTGCGCTGAACCGGCCGGATGGCCTGATCACCTGGGTGGCGGCAGCGGGCATTGTGCTCACGGCCATCAATATGTTTGGCGGTTTCGCCGTGACCCAGCGCATGCTGGCCATGTTCCGTAAGTAA
- the pntB gene encoding Re/Si-specific NAD(P)(+) transhydrogenase subunit beta, with amino-acid sequence MSSSLATVAYIGATILFILSLGGLSNQTTALRGNLYGMVGMTIAVLATVLGPQVTAAGLPWIIAAMLIGGAIGLYAARTVQMTQMPELVALMHSMVGLAAMLVGFATYIDPAATTGFTGAAKTIHEMEIYVGIFIGAVTFSGSIIAFGKLSGRVSGSPVLLPGRHFLNLAGLLLVIYFGRAFLQEDAGLTPLIVMTVIALLFGVHMVMAIGGADMPVVVSMLNSYSGWAAAATGFMLSNDLLIVVGALVGSSGAILSYIMCNAMNRSFISVIAGGFGTTSAKPTAAADGVQPAGEVTPVSAVETAELLREAKSVIIVPGYGMAVAQAQHTVYEITKYLREKGVNVRFGIHPVAGRMPGHMNVLLAEAKVPYDIVFEMDELNDDFPSTDVTMVIGANDIVNPSAQDDPSSPIAGMPVLEVWKSKTSIVMKRSMASGYAGVDNPLFYKENNRMLFGDAKKMLDEVLTSLKA; translated from the coding sequence ATGTCTTCAAGTTTGGCCACGGTTGCTTACATTGGCGCAACCATTTTGTTTATTTTGAGCCTGGGTGGACTGTCCAACCAGACCACCGCCTTGCGCGGCAACCTGTATGGCATGGTCGGCATGACGATTGCGGTGCTTGCTACCGTTCTGGGTCCACAAGTCACAGCAGCGGGGTTACCCTGGATCATCGCTGCCATGCTGATTGGCGGGGCCATTGGACTGTATGCTGCACGTACTGTGCAAATGACGCAAATGCCTGAATTGGTGGCCTTGATGCACAGCATGGTCGGTTTGGCTGCAATGTTGGTGGGTTTTGCCACGTACATCGACCCCGCTGCCACTACTGGTTTTACGGGAGCAGCAAAAACCATTCATGAAATGGAAATTTATGTCGGTATTTTCATTGGTGCCGTGACATTTTCAGGCTCGATCATTGCCTTTGGCAAACTGTCTGGCCGCGTCAGTGGAAGCCCTGTTTTGTTACCAGGACGCCATTTTCTGAACCTAGCAGGTTTATTGCTTGTGATTTACTTTGGGCGCGCCTTTTTGCAAGAAGATGCCGGATTGACTCCTTTGATCGTGATGACCGTGATTGCCCTGCTTTTCGGTGTGCACATGGTGATGGCTATTGGCGGTGCAGATATGCCGGTGGTGGTATCCATGCTCAACAGCTATTCAGGCTGGGCTGCTGCTGCCACGGGTTTCATGCTGTCCAACGACCTGTTGATTGTGGTAGGTGCCTTGGTCGGCTCCAGCGGCGCTATTCTGTCGTACATCATGTGTAATGCCATGAACCGCAGTTTCATCAGCGTCATTGCGGGTGGATTTGGCACCACCAGCGCAAAACCCACAGCGGCGGCAGATGGCGTGCAACCAGCAGGCGAAGTCACACCAGTCAGTGCAGTGGAAACCGCTGAGTTGCTGCGTGAGGCCAAATCAGTGATCATCGTGCCAGGTTACGGGATGGCTGTAGCTCAGGCCCAGCACACTGTTTACGAAATCACCAAATACTTGCGCGAAAAAGGTGTCAATGTACGTTTTGGCATTCACCCGGTCGCTGGACGTATGCCTGGTCATATGAATGTGCTTCTGGCTGAAGCCAAAGTGCCCTATGACATTGTGTTTGAGATGGATGAACTCAATGATGACTTTCCAAGCACTGATGTGACCATGGTGATTGGTGCCAATGACATTGTGAACCCCAGTGCTCAGGATGATCCCAGCAGCCCGATTGCTGGCATGCCGGTGCTTGAAGTCTGGAAATCAAAAACCTCCATCGTGATGAAACGCAGTATGGCATCAGGCTATGCTGGCGTAGATAACCCCTTGTTTTACAAAGAAAATAACCGCATGTTGTTTGGTGATGCAAAAAAAATGCTTGACGAAGTGCTGACTTCCTTAAAGGCCTGA
- a CDS encoding long-chain-fatty-acid--CoA ligase, producing the protein MSDRIWLSSYPEGVPADIDVTRYASMVDMMEESFKKFASLSAYSFMGKELTYAQVDELSQTFGVYLQSLGLSKGDRVAVMMPNVLQYPIAVAGILRAGYTLVNVNPLYTARELEHQLKDSGTKAIVILENFAATLEKCLAATPVKHVVLCAMGDQLGFLKGMLVNYVVRNIKKMVPDFNLPTAVRFNAALANGSSGTLKKIAVKPDDVAVLQYTGGTTGVSKGAVLLHRNLVANLLQSDAWFQPALGKVPPGEQLNEVCALPLYHIFAFTVGMMLSMRLGGKLILIPNPRDFVAVLKELAKHKIHLFPAVNTLFNGLANHPDFHKVNWSSLVASAGGGTAVQSAVAKLWLDKTGCPICEGYGLSETSPIATSNPVMVTEYSGSIGVPIPSTWLKLLDDDGNEVAPGAAGEIAIKGPQVMAGYWQRPDETAKVMTPDGYFKSGDIGVVDERGYFKIVDRKKDMVLVSGFNVFPTELEDVVSQMPGILECACVGVPDTKSGEAVKLVIVKKNPELTEEQVRAYCRENLTGYKQPKLVEFRTELPKTPVGKILRRELRNK; encoded by the coding sequence ATGAGTGACCGGATATGGCTGAGCAGTTATCCTGAAGGAGTGCCTGCAGACATTGATGTAACCCGTTATGCATCCATGGTTGACATGATGGAGGAGTCCTTCAAGAAATTTGCCAGCCTGAGTGCCTACAGCTTCATGGGCAAAGAACTCACCTATGCACAAGTAGATGAACTCAGCCAGACTTTTGGCGTGTACCTGCAAAGTCTAGGATTATCCAAGGGGGATCGTGTTGCGGTGATGATGCCCAACGTATTGCAGTACCCGATCGCAGTAGCGGGCATCCTCCGCGCAGGTTACACCTTGGTCAATGTCAATCCACTTTATACGGCGCGAGAGCTAGAGCACCAACTCAAAGACTCAGGCACCAAAGCCATTGTGATTCTTGAAAACTTTGCAGCCACGCTGGAAAAATGTCTAGCAGCAACCCCTGTCAAACATGTTGTACTGTGCGCCATGGGCGACCAACTTGGCTTTCTCAAAGGAATGCTGGTGAACTATGTGGTGCGCAATATCAAGAAAATGGTGCCCGACTTCAACCTGCCCACTGCGGTGCGTTTTAATGCAGCCTTAGCCAATGGAAGCAGCGGAACATTGAAAAAAATCGCCGTCAAACCCGATGATGTTGCGGTATTGCAATACACCGGTGGCACCACGGGTGTATCCAAAGGTGCGGTTCTTTTACATCGTAATCTAGTGGCTAACTTGTTGCAGTCAGATGCATGGTTTCAGCCTGCTCTTGGAAAAGTCCCACCGGGAGAACAATTGAATGAAGTTTGTGCCCTGCCGCTTTATCACATATTTGCATTCACAGTTGGCATGATGCTGTCTATGCGTTTGGGTGGCAAACTTATTTTGATTCCAAATCCGCGTGACTTTGTTGCTGTGCTCAAAGAACTGGCCAAACACAAAATCCATCTGTTCCCAGCCGTCAACACGTTATTCAACGGTCTGGCCAATCACCCTGACTTCCATAAAGTGAACTGGAGTAGCTTGGTAGCCTCTGCGGGTGGTGGAACTGCGGTACAGAGTGCAGTAGCCAAACTCTGGCTGGACAAAACAGGTTGCCCGATTTGTGAAGGATATGGACTGAGCGAAACCTCCCCGATCGCTACGTCAAACCCGGTCATGGTGACTGAATACTCGGGATCTATTGGAGTGCCCATACCCAGCACCTGGCTCAAGTTGCTTGACGATGACGGAAATGAAGTGGCACCGGGTGCCGCAGGCGAAATCGCCATCAAAGGTCCACAAGTCATGGCCGGCTACTGGCAACGACCTGACGAAACAGCCAAAGTCATGACACCGGATGGTTATTTCAAATCAGGCGACATAGGTGTGGTTGATGAACGCGGCTACTTCAAAATTGTGGATCGTAAAAAAGACATGGTCTTGGTCAGTGGCTTTAATGTATTTCCCACAGAACTGGAAGATGTGGTGTCTCAGATGCCAGGCATTTTGGAATGTGCTTGTGTCGGTGTGCCTGACACCAAGTCGGGTGAGGCCGTCAAACTGGTTATCGTCAAGAAAAATCCCGAACTCACTGAGGAACAGGTGCGTGCATATTGTCGCGAGAACTTGACAGGATACAAACAGCCCAAACTGGTGGAATTCCGCACCGAATTGCCGAAAACACCGGTCGGTAAAATTCTGCGTCGTGAGCTTCGTAACAAATAA